One genomic region from Halobaculum sp. XH14 encodes:
- a CDS encoding DUF7558 family protein: MRQQTLAGCAFCEAPPGTETGISYTWGKEERVSHPICVDCAIQETANPDECDHYACDSCGLVVDALAALARFRIELGHLEGPIQVCARCSPGGPATYWTRDLDAHIVTN; this comes from the coding sequence ATGAGGCAGCAGACGCTGGCCGGCTGTGCCTTCTGTGAGGCGCCACCCGGGACAGAGACCGGGATTTCCTACACGTGGGGGAAAGAAGAGCGGGTCAGCCACCCGATTTGTGTCGACTGTGCGATTCAGGAGACAGCAAATCCCGACGAGTGTGATCACTACGCCTGTGATAGCTGTGGCCTCGTCGTCGACGCGCTCGCAGCGCTTGCACGGTTTCGGATCGAACTCGGCCATCTCGAAGGCCCGATACAGGTCTGTGCACGGTGTAGTCCAGGCGGGCCGGCAACGTACTGGACGCGCGACCTCGACGCGCACATCGTCACGAATTGA
- a CDS encoding HalOD1 output domain-containing protein, whose translation MAPSTPKGSDPSPDLLVELVEILDAHGLAGDSYQLHDAVDVDALEQLLASSTGDVEIRLTVEGVQLVITHDGVDVLLDESNGAPDQ comes from the coding sequence ATGGCGCCCTCCACTCCGAAAGGCTCAGATCCATCCCCCGATCTACTCGTTGAACTCGTCGAGATACTGGACGCCCACGGGTTGGCAGGTGATTCGTATCAGCTCCACGACGCCGTCGACGTCGACGCACTCGAACAGCTTCTTGCATCCTCGACCGGCGATGTCGAGATCCGGCTCACCGTTGAGGGGGTCCAACTCGTCATCACCCACGACGGCGTTGACGTCCTTCTTGACGAGTCGAACGGGGCACCGGACCAATAG